One window of Dysidea avara chromosome 11, odDysAvar1.4, whole genome shotgun sequence genomic DNA carries:
- the LOC136239095 gene encoding A-kinase anchor protein 7 isoforms delta and gamma-like, producing the protein MNHTCTHFHFQSRAKKATALAYKRLIADLADPLPLKFDKIGTFSHGKCNQTTYVVYAKLTDDGHKQRFLKLIDTVVATFEEHGLYSTDNRPPNPHLTIAKLSKYVPSVRSIQPYLYRNYINLTFGTEIVQGIELLAMSDLAESEDGYYKVFARYP; encoded by the exons ATGAATCACACGTGCACCCACTTTCATTTTCAATCCCG GGCTAAAAAAGCCACTGCTTTGGCTTACAAGAGATTGATTGCTGACTTGGCTGATCCGTTACCTCTCAAGTTTGACAAGATAGGAACGTTCTCACATGGAAAGTGTAACCAGACCACTTATGTTGTCTATGCCAAGTTAACTGACGATGGTCACAAGCAGAGGTTTTTAAAGCTGATAG ACACTGTTGTGGCAACATTTGAGGAGCATGGCTTATACTCTACAGACAATCGTCCACCTAATCCTCACCTGACTATAGCAAAACTCAGTAAATACGTCCCGAGTGTGCGCTCCATTCAACCCTACCTTTATCGGAACTACATCAACCTCACATTTGGCACTGAGATTGTACAAGGAATAGAGTTGCTAGCTATGTCTGATTTGGCTGAGTCTGAAGATGGATATTATAAAGTCTTTGCAAGATACCCATGA